In Humulus lupulus chromosome 7, drHumLupu1.1, whole genome shotgun sequence, the following are encoded in one genomic region:
- the LOC133790161 gene encoding uncharacterized protein LOC133790161 → MITVMAVALVVGAMVSAYYKALKPPSPNICGSPNGPPITSPRVKLKDGRHLAYREDGVPKQKAKYKIIVVHGFGSSKEQRLSAPKDLVEELGIYFLHFDRAGYGESDPYPSRSVKSEAFDIEQLADKLNIDKFYVLGSSLGGYPIWSCLKYIPHRLLGAALVVPFVNLWWPCLPANIARESFEVLPKQYQHTYRVARYAPWLLYWWMTSKWFSHLRIQSQLNTLVFTQKDLEIEKKLQEVYFGQEKIEQQGAYDSVFRDLMVTYGKWEFDPLDIANPFPNNEGSVHFWQGYQDKIIPYKIGRFLSKKLPWMKYHEVADGGHMFFFEPPMCASMLKTFLLN, encoded by the exons ATGATTACAGTCATGGCAGTGGCGTTGGTAGTAGGTGCAATGGTTAGTGCTTATTACAAAGCCCTAAAGCCACCTTCCCCAAACATATGTGGGTCACCCAATGGTCCACCAATCACTTCTCCAAGAGTCAAACTCAAAGATGGCAGGCATTTGGCTTACAGAGAAGATGGTGTTCCAAAGCAAAAAGCCAAATACAAAATCATTGTGGTTCATGGCTTTGGCAGCTCCAAAGAACAGAGATTATCTGCCCCTAAa gaCCTTGTTGAGGAGCTTGGGATATATTTCTTGCATTTTGACAGAGCTGGTTATGGAGAAAGCGATCCATATCCATCTCGTTCGGTAAAGAGTGAAGCATTTGATATTGAACAACTTGCTGACAAGTTGAACATAGACAAATTTTATGTTCTTGGAAGCTCACTTGGAGGCTATCCCATTTGGAGTTGCCTCAAATACATACCACATAG ATTATTAGGAGCTGCACTTGTGGTTCCTTTTGTGAACTTATGGTGGCCTTGTTTGCCTGCAAATATAGCTCGAGAGTCATTTGAGGTGTTGCCTAAAcaatatcaacatacatataggGTTGCTCGTTATGCACCTTGGCTCTTATATTGGTGGATGACTAGCAAATGGTTCTCTCACTTAAGAATACAATCTCAACTCAATACCCTAGTCTTCACCCAAAAGGATTTAGAGATTGAAAAGAAGTTGCAAGAGGTTTATTTTGGTCAG GAGAAGATTGAACAACAAGGTGCTTATGATTCGGTTTTTCGAGACTTGATGGTGACTTATGGAAAATGGGAGTTTGATCCATTAGACATTGCCAATCCATTTCCCAACAATGAGGGTTCTGTCCACTTTTGGCAAGGTTATCAAGATAAGATCATTCCTTACAAAATTGGCCGATTTCTTTCTAAGAAATTGCCATGGATGAAATATCACGAGGTTGCTGATGGAGGACATATGTTTTTCTTTGAGCCCCCTATGTGTGCATCTATGTTGAAGACTTTTTTGCTTAATTGA
- the LOC133789289 gene encoding pentatricopeptide repeat-containing protein At1g08070, chloroplastic-like — MEAISGPPLMLAISTLERCKTMAELRQIHAQIIKTNLLSHSFTLTKLISCYCSFSGPYSSSGGLDYAVSVFRRIENPNPFTCFNLLKSLSDSSNPLDAISLFAHVLTRLEDWKGVEFSLPSVIKSCGRSHGLEEGKQVHGLVLKTHFVFDPYVANSMIRMYLEVGEVECARQLFDKMPERDVVSWNSMINGYLRIGKIELAREFFDKMPKRDLISYNAMIDGYGKSGKCELAEEIFGMTSCKDVKTWTSMISAYVFNHQPQKALDMFREMLSVGVKPDGPALVSVLSAIADLGFVDEGKWIHTYISTNMIQVSFGFIGSALIDMYAKCGHIENAYEVFRRVSHNRNIGDWNCMISGLAIHGLGDEALKIFSDMEKMGIEPDEITFLGLLNACSHSGLVDEGQFFFKLMQEKYNIVPKLQHYGCVIDLLSRAGHFENALRILQNMPVEPDVLAWKAILSASTKHGNVEIGEHAALRAIELAPEDSSCYVLLSNIYAKMGRWDDVAKVRLVMKQKRVGKVPGCSSILVKGKVHIFLAGMAMDEKCTDEVLSKIDEMASRLRLEGYKPDLTQVLLDVEDEGKANLLSLHSEKMALAFGFANIKADAPIHIVKNLRICCDCHAFIKLVSKVYNRRIVVRDQNRFHHFENGFCSCKEYW, encoded by the coding sequence ATGGAAGCCATTTCTGGTCCTCCTCTCATGCTTGCCATTTCGACCTTAGAGAGATGCAAAACCATGGCTGAACTTCGCCAAATTCACGCCCAAATCATCAAAACCAATCTCCTCTCTCACTCCTTCACTCTCACCAAACTCATCTCCTGCTACTGCAGCTTCTCCGGTCCCTACTCCTCCTCCGGTGGCCTAGACTACGCCGTTTCGGTCTTCCGTCGAATCGAAAATCCCAACCCCTTCACGTGTTTCAATCTCCTGAAGTCCCTTTCCGATAGTTCAAACCCATTGGATGCCATTTCTCTCTTTGCCCATGTGCTTACTCGTTTGGAAGATTGGAAAGGAGTTGAGTTTTCTCTGCCTTCTGTGATCAAATCTTGCGGCAGATCTCACGGTTTGGAGGAGGGGAAGCAAGTTCATGGCTTGGTATTGAAAACCCATTTCGTTTTTGATCCATACGTGGCGAATTCGATGATCCGAATGTACTTGGAGGTTGGGGAAGTGGAATGTGCAAGGCAGCTGTTTGATAAAATGCCTGAAAGAGATGTAGTTTCTTGGAACTCTATGATTAATGGATATTTGAGGATTGGAAAGATTGAGTTGGCTCGAGAGTTTTTTGATAAGATGCCCAAAAGGGACTTGATTTCTTATAATGCAATGATTGATGGATATGGGAAGAGTGGAAAGTGTGAACTTGCTGAGGAAATATTTGGAATGACAAGTTGTAAAGATGTTAAAACTTGGACATCAATGATTTCAGCTTATGTGTTTAACCATCAACCGCAGAAAGCTTTAGATATGTTTAGGGAAATGTTGAGTGTAGGAGTTAAACCTGATGGTCCTGCTCTAGTTAGCGTTCTCTCAGCCATTGCTGACTTGGGTTTTGTGGATGAAGGGAAATggatacatacatacatatcgaCTAACATGATTCAGGTGAGTTTTGGGTTTATTGGATCTGCTCTTATAGACATGTATGCTAAATGTGGGCATATAGAAAATGCTTACGAAGTGTTCAGAAGAGTATCTCATAATAGAAATATTGGAGATTGGAATTGTATGATCTCTGGCCTTGCAATCCATGGCCTTGGTGATGAAGCTCTTAAGATCTTTTCCGACATGGAAAAGATGGGCATTGAACCTGATGAGATCACTTTCTTAGGACTTCTGAATGCTTGTAGTCATAGTGGATTAGTTGATGAGGGCCAATTCTTCTTCAAACTCATGCAAGAGAAATACAATATTGTTCCAAAGCTTCAACACTATGGCTGCGTTATCGATCTCTTAAGTAGAGCAGGGCATTTTGAAAACGCACTTAGAATTTTACAGAACATGCCTGTCGAGCCAGACGTTTTAGCTTGGAAGGCCATTCTCAGTGCAAGCACGAAGCATGGAAATGTAGAAATTGGAGAACATGCTGCTCTTCGAgctatagagttggcaccagaaGATTCAAGTTGTTATGTTCTACTCTCAAATATTTATGCTAAGATGGGGAGATGGGATGATGTAGCCAAAGTTAGGTTGGTTATGAAACAGAAAAGAGTTGGAAAGGTTCCGGGATGTAGTTCAATCCTTGTCAAAGGGAAAGTTCATATTTTTCTTGCTGGAATGGCAATGGATGAGAAATGTACTGATGAAGTTCTTTCCAAGATAGATGAAATGGCTTCTCGGTTGAGGTTGGAAGGCTACAAGCCTGACCTGACTCAAGTTCTCTTAGATGTCGAAGATGAAGGAAAAGCGAACTTGCTTAGTCTCCATAGTGAAAAGATGGCACTGGCATTTGGATTTGCAAACATAAAAGCCGACGCCCCCATCCACATAGTGAAGAACTTGCGCATTTGTTGTGATTGTCACGCCTTCATCAAGCTCGTTTCCAAGGTTTACAATCGTCGAATCGTTGTAAGAGACCAAAATCGTTTTCATCACTTTGAGAATGGCTTCTGTTCTTGCAAAGAATATTGGTAA